The Deinococcus yavapaiensis KR-236 DNA segment CCACGCGGCGAGCAGGGCCGCCCACCGTTCGCTGCCCATCGCGAGGTGCACGATGGCGTCGGGGCGCACCTCGTCCAAAAAGGTCAGCGAGGCGCGCTCGTCGTCGGGGGAAACGCGGTCGCGGTCCCAGCCGACGCAGGTCGCGCCGTCACGCGTGAACACCCGCGCGACTTTCGGACCGAGCGTGCCGTGAGAACCGGTGAGCAGGATTCGCATGACGTCAGCGTACCTGGCGAGGCGGGGCTTCGACTTTACTCGCCCGATTGGCGTTCGTAGTTGCGAAGCATCACGCCCGTCGCGCGCCGCAAGCCGAGACGCTCGTAGAACGGCACGACGTCCTCGTCGCACAACACGTCCACCATGTACAGGTGCGACAAGTCACGCGCCAAGCGGCGAACGATCTGCGAGCCGACCCCGCGCCCCTGGTATTCCGGCAGGACTTCCAACAAGGGAACGTAGGCGCTGAGGACGCCGTCGCTGACGGCGTTGGCGAAGCCGACAACGCGTTCGCCCTCGAGCGCCAGCACGACTCGGTAGCTTCCCTGGAGGAGGCGCAACAGAGTCTCGGGTCGCGGCGCGTTCGGCCAGCCGACGAAGAAACCCGTGAGATGCTCGGCGGTGACGGTCGACAAGTCGGAAGTGTACGTGATCACGCGTTCATGATGCACGCTCCGACTTTGGCGGACGACCTCTTTTGCAGGGAGGCCGTCCGAACGTCCGACGTCAAGGAGAAGCGAGCCGCTTGAAGTAGAAGTGTTGCTGCGCGCTACTCCCGCCTTCGGTCTAGTAGCCGACGAGTTCCTAGCCTTCTCCAGGCGAGCGATGCGTCACGCGGCGAGCAGCAGCCGAGCGGCGAGGGCGAACATCACGGTCGCCACGAAGAAGTCGAGGACTCGCCAAGCGGCGGGACGCGCGAAGAGGAACGCGAGGCGCGAGGCGACGAAGGCGAGCGCGAAGAACCACGTCACGGACGCCAGCATCGCTCCGACGGCGAACTCGGCGCGAGGAGGACCCTCGAAGCGCGCGGACACGGTGCCGAGCAGGACGACCGTGTCGAGGATGGCGTGAAAGTTGAGCAGGCTGAATCCGGCGGCGGCGAGGGCGACGTCGCGCGCCGACGTCGGGGCGTTGCCATCGAGGTCGACTCGGCCGGGCTGGAGCGCCGAGCGCAGGGCGCCGACGCCGTACCACGCGAGGAAGAGCGCCCCGCCGATCGTGGCGAGCCGCACGAGCAGAGGACTCGCGGCGAGGAGCGAACCGATTCCCAGCACCCCGACGGTGATGAGCGCGACGTCTCCGAGTGAGCTCACGAGCGCCGCGACGTACGCGTGACGACGGCGCAGGCCCGCGCGCAGCACGAAGGCGTTTTGCGGGCCGATCGCGACGATGAGGCCGAAGCCGAGCAGGAGTCCTTCGAGCAGGGCGCGCACGCGAGGCAGTGTAAATCATGAACTGTAAGACAGGACGGCAAGGTTCGTTCGTCGAGGCGACTATCGTGGACTTCATGAAGCTTTACACGAAGACCGGGGACCGGGGAGAGACGGGCCTTTACGGCGCGGACCGCGTCAGCAAGGCTCATCCCAGGGTGGAGGCGTACGGTACGGTGGACGAAGTCAACAGCCTTCTCGGCGTGGCGCGGGCACACTTGCACGCCCAGGCGACGCGTGACGAGGCGCTCGACGCGGACCTCGCGTACTTGCAAAACGCGTTGTTCGACCTTGGCGCGGACCTCGCGACGCGCGAGGAAAGTCCGTACGCGAAGAACATCAGCCGGATCGACGACGCGGACGTGACCTTCTTGGAGGAGATGATCGACCGCTACCAGGAAGGCGCGCCGAAGCTGACGCGGTTCATCCATCCGGGCGGCACGATCGTCGCGGCGACGCTGCAAGTCGCGCGGGCCGTCGCGCGGCGCGCGGAGCGTGACGTGGTGCACCTCAGTCACGAGGAGCCCGTCAACGACGCGGCGCGAATCTATCTCAACCGTCTCTCGGACTTGCTGTTCGTCATGGCGCGCGCGGTGAACGCGAGAGCGGGCTTGCGCGAAGACGAGTGGCACGTGAAGGGCCGCAAGGAGAGCTGACATGCAACCACCGACCGTGGACGAGTTGAGGCACGTGGACGTGCTCGCCGATCTTCCGACGTCCGCCCTCGAATGGCTCGCGCAGCGTTGCGACGTGCGCGACATGCAGGACGGCGAGGTGTTCGTGCGCGCCAAGGAGCCCGCCGAGCACATGCACTTCATCTTGTCGGGCTTGGTGGAATACGAGCGCGAGGAAGGCGGCGTCGTGCGCGGCCACTGGGTGGTGAACGCGGGCGAAGTCGGCGGGATGTTGCCGAGGTCGCGCATGACCGAGTTTCCGTCCACGGCGCGCGCAGTGGGACACACCCGCGTGGCCCTCTATCCCAAGGCGGGCTTCGACGAGCTCGCCGAGCAGGTGCCCGATCTCGACGGTCGGCTTTTGTCGGTGATGGCCCTGCGCATTCGCCAATCGGCGCTCGCCGAGGAGCAGCGCGAGCGCATGAGCGCGCTCGGCAAGCTCGCGGCGGGTCTCGCGCACGAATTGAACAACCCGGCGGCGGCGGTGCGCCGCGCGGCGTCGGATTTGCGCGGGCGCCTCGACGACTTTCCGGCGTTGCTGATCGACTGGTTGAGCGCGCAACCGTCGCCGGATCACGTGCGGGCGATCGAGGCGGTCTCGCAAGCGGCGGCCAAGCGCGCCGAGGAGCGCGTGACGACGCTGAAGCGCTCGGAGTTGGAAGACGAGCTCGCTGATTGGCTCGACGACGAGGACGTGCCGGGCGGCGCGGACCGAGCGGGAACGCTCGTGGAGGCGGGCGTGCGCGTCGCCGATCTCGACGCGCTTCGTGACGTGTGCGGCGAGCACCTCGCGGGGGCCGTGTCGTACTTGGAGTTCCGCCTCGCGAGTTCGGCCTTGCTGCGCGACGTGGAGCTCGCGTCGGGGAGAATCTCGGATCTCGTGGCGAGCGTCAAGACCTACTCGCACATGGACCGAGGCGCGGACCGCGTCGAGACGGATGTCCGCAAGGGCTTGGACTCGACCGTGACGATGCTGGCGTTCAAGTTGCGCACGAAGCACATCACGGTGGAGCGCGACTACGACGAGGACCTTCCGAGCGTCCTCGGCGACGTCGGCGCGCTGAACCAAGTCTGGACGAACCTCATCGTGAATGCCGTGGACGCCTTGCACGAGGGCGGCGGCATCACCCTCAAGGCGTGTCGACGTGGCGAGGACGTGGCCGTGTCGATCATCGACGACGGGCCGGGCATACCCGAGGACGTGCAAAAACGCGTTTTCGAGC contains these protein-coding regions:
- a CDS encoding GNAT family N-acetyltransferase: MITYTSDLSTVTAEHLTGFFVGWPNAPRPETLLRLLQGSYRVVLALEGERVVGFANAVSDGVLSAYVPLLEVLPEYQGRGVGSQIVRRLARDLSHLYMVDVLCDEDVVPFYERLGLRRATGVMLRNYERQSGE
- a CDS encoding cob(I)yrinic acid a,c-diamide adenosyltransferase, producing the protein MKLYTKTGDRGETGLYGADRVSKAHPRVEAYGTVDEVNSLLGVARAHLHAQATRDEALDADLAYLQNALFDLGADLATREESPYAKNISRIDDADVTFLEEMIDRYQEGAPKLTRFIHPGGTIVAATLQVARAVARRAERDVVHLSHEEPVNDAARIYLNRLSDLLFVMARAVNARAGLREDEWHVKGRKES
- a CDS encoding sensor histidine kinase, translating into MQPPTVDELRHVDVLADLPTSALEWLAQRCDVRDMQDGEVFVRAKEPAEHMHFILSGLVEYEREEGGVVRGHWVVNAGEVGGMLPRSRMTEFPSTARAVGHTRVALYPKAGFDELAEQVPDLDGRLLSVMALRIRQSALAEEQRERMSALGKLAAGLAHELNNPAAAVRRAASDLRGRLDDFPALLIDWLSAQPSPDHVRAIEAVSQAAAKRAEERVTTLKRSELEDELADWLDDEDVPGGADRAGTLVEAGVRVADLDALRDVCGEHLAGAVSYLEFRLASSALLRDVELASGRISDLVASVKTYSHMDRGADRVETDVRKGLDSTVTMLAFKLRTKHITVERDYDEDLPSVLGDVGALNQVWTNLIVNAVDALHEGGGITLKACRRGEDVAVSIIDDGPGIPEDVQKRVFEPFFTTKGVGEGTGLGLDLVNRVVTRQHGGTVRVFSRPGRTEFLVTLPTTTVRA
- a CDS encoding LysE/ArgO family amino acid transporter, which translates into the protein MRALLEGLLLGFGLIVAIGPQNAFVLRAGLRRRHAYVAALVSSLGDVALITVGVLGIGSLLAASPLLVRLATIGGALFLAWYGVGALRSALQPGRVDLDGNAPTSARDVALAAAGFSLLNFHAILDTVVLLGTVSARFEGPPRAEFAVGAMLASVTWFFALAFVASRLAFLFARPAAWRVLDFFVATVMFALAARLLLAA